From the genome of Streptacidiphilus rugosus AM-16, one region includes:
- a CDS encoding SAV2148 family HEPN domain-containing protein, with the protein MSSGMVVPDGGSPGSAARGDAPTVVARTGLGRTVPHQPGPLEPSLAWPAAAWEEARLRVGRAGRAYVWLNLVEQRLRSVVAEVLRPVYEPAHGDDWVIAAAGPAGEEWVQRAGAVREVSRRKGYLLDPDDDALVVFLTLPQLRELMVQHWPCFEPFLADRREIEVALDELEVARHVVSRNRTLSENVLAQAERAAARLLLLLDGGHPGGTGGVAGLRAPVDAVEELIGDRYADVIGVHPDRVRLQRDLPVEDLLAGARRLDAVGIGLSLLCQNFTGRRLIALADSGCRVRLLFLNPASSSLRRRERELGLGRGELGKSVETNIMHVRRVRSRLRDAGAFEIRVYDELPRVSAYLVDGDGPDGLAVVQPYLRRSRGMESPVLVLRGGSGAPISPARPPEPGLFQVYQEEFEGVWADSRPVS; encoded by the coding sequence GTGAGCTCCGGAATGGTGGTCCCCGACGGGGGTTCCCCGGGGAGCGCGGCGCGGGGCGACGCCCCGACGGTGGTGGCCCGCACCGGCCTGGGCCGGACCGTCCCGCACCAGCCCGGGCCGCTGGAGCCCTCGCTGGCCTGGCCCGCCGCCGCCTGGGAGGAGGCCAGACTCCGGGTCGGCCGCGCCGGGCGCGCGTACGTCTGGCTCAACCTGGTCGAGCAGCGGCTGCGGTCCGTGGTCGCCGAGGTGCTGCGGCCGGTCTACGAGCCCGCCCACGGCGACGACTGGGTCATCGCCGCGGCCGGCCCCGCCGGCGAGGAGTGGGTGCAGCGGGCCGGAGCCGTCCGCGAGGTCAGCCGCCGCAAGGGCTACCTGCTCGACCCGGACGACGACGCCCTGGTGGTCTTCCTCACCCTGCCGCAGCTGCGCGAACTGATGGTGCAGCACTGGCCCTGCTTCGAGCCCTTCCTGGCGGACCGCAGGGAGATAGAGGTCGCCCTCGACGAGCTGGAGGTGGCCCGCCACGTCGTCTCCCGCAACCGGACCCTCTCCGAGAACGTGCTGGCCCAGGCGGAGCGCGCGGCGGCCCGTCTGCTGCTGCTGCTCGACGGCGGCCACCCGGGCGGCACCGGGGGAGTGGCGGGGCTGCGCGCCCCCGTCGACGCCGTCGAGGAGCTGATCGGCGACCGCTACGCCGACGTCATCGGCGTCCACCCGGACCGGGTCAGACTCCAGCGCGACCTGCCGGTGGAGGATCTGCTGGCGGGCGCGCGCCGGCTCGACGCCGTGGGCATCGGCCTCAGCCTGCTCTGCCAGAACTTCACCGGACGGCGCCTGATCGCGCTGGCGGACTCAGGCTGCCGGGTGCGGCTGCTCTTCCTCAACCCCGCCAGCAGTTCGCTGCGCCGCCGGGAGCGTGAACTCGGCCTGGGCCGGGGCGAACTGGGCAAGTCGGTCGAGACGAACATCATGCACGTGCGCCGGGTCCGCTCCCGGCTGCGCGACGCGGGTGCCTTCGAGATCCGCGTCTACGACGAACTGCCGCGCGTCTCCGCCTATCTGGTCGACGGCGACGGCCCTGACGGGCTGGCCGTCGTCCAGCCCTACCTGCGCCGCTCGCGCGGGATGGAGTCCCCTGTGCTGGTGCTGCGCGGCGGCTCGGGCGCGCCGATCAGCCCGGCGCGGCCGCCGGAGCCGGGCCTCTTCCAGGTCTACCAGGAGGAGTTCGAGGGCGTCTGGGCCGACTCCCGGCCGGTGTCCTGA
- the glgX gene encoding glycogen debranching protein GlgX has translation MQVWPGQPYPLGATYDGAGTNFAVFSEAAERIELCLLGDDGSETSIELRETDAFVRHAYLPGIQPGQRYGFRVHGPHDPARGLRCNSAKLLIDPYAKAMSGRIDWHESVYGYPFGAPERRNDMDSAPHTMTSVVVNPYFDWGNDRPPRTDYHRTVIYEAHVKGLTRLHPGIPEDIRGTYAGIAHPAVIEHLVKLGVTAIELMPVHQYVDDHRLSDMGLSNYWGYNTIGFFAPHGAYSSLGDRGQQVQDFKSMVKSLHAAGIEVILDVVYNHTAEGNHLGPTLAFRGLDNPSYYRLAEDRRYYEDTTGTGNSLLMRSPHVLQLIMDSLRYWVTEMHVDGFRFDLAATLARQFHEVDRLSSFFDLVQQDPVVSQAKLIAEPWDLGEGGYQVGNFPPLWTEWNGRYRDTVRDLWRGENATLAEFGSRLTGSSDLYQDDGRRPIASINFVTCHDGFTLRDLVSYNQKHNAANGEENRDGESFNRSWNCGVEGETDDPTVLGLRSRQQRNFIATLLLSQGVPMLAHGDEFGRSQGGNNNAYCQDNEVSWVRWPRLDEESPAGQLLEFTRHMVWLRRDHPVFRRRRFFHGRAVSGTHDELTDIAWFTNEGDEMAARDWRASFAKSLTVFLNGNAISEPDRRGGPITDDSFLLLFNADAQPLEFVVPVNHGQEWQVVVDTSLPWTIAPGTGAKVRAGEKLRLVDRSMMVLQRPA, from the coding sequence ATGCAAGTCTGGCCGGGCCAGCCGTACCCCCTGGGCGCCACCTACGACGGTGCGGGCACCAACTTCGCCGTCTTCTCAGAGGCGGCGGAGCGGATCGAGTTGTGCCTGCTCGGCGACGACGGGTCGGAGACCTCGATCGAGCTCCGCGAGACGGACGCCTTCGTCCGCCACGCCTACCTGCCCGGCATCCAGCCGGGCCAGCGCTACGGCTTCCGGGTGCACGGCCCGCACGACCCGGCCAGGGGGCTGCGCTGCAACAGCGCGAAACTGCTGATCGACCCGTACGCCAAGGCCATGAGCGGCCGGATCGACTGGCACGAGTCCGTCTACGGCTACCCCTTCGGCGCCCCCGAACGCCGCAACGACATGGATTCCGCCCCGCACACGATGACCTCCGTCGTGGTCAACCCGTACTTCGACTGGGGCAACGACCGGCCGCCGCGCACCGACTACCACCGCACGGTGATCTACGAGGCGCACGTCAAGGGCCTGACCAGGCTGCATCCCGGAATCCCCGAGGACATCCGCGGCACCTACGCCGGCATCGCGCACCCGGCGGTGATCGAACACCTGGTCAAGCTCGGCGTCACCGCGATCGAGCTGATGCCGGTGCACCAGTACGTCGACGACCACCGCCTGAGCGACATGGGCCTGTCCAACTACTGGGGCTACAACACCATCGGCTTCTTCGCCCCGCACGGCGCCTACTCCTCCCTGGGCGACCGCGGTCAGCAGGTCCAGGACTTCAAGTCGATGGTCAAGTCGCTCCACGCGGCCGGCATCGAGGTGATTCTCGACGTCGTCTACAACCACACCGCCGAGGGCAACCACCTGGGGCCCACCCTCGCCTTCCGCGGTCTGGACAACCCCTCCTACTACCGGCTGGCCGAGGACCGCCGGTACTACGAGGACACCACCGGCACGGGCAACAGCCTGCTGATGCGCAGCCCGCACGTGCTGCAGCTGATCATGGATTCGCTGCGCTACTGGGTCACCGAGATGCACGTCGACGGATTCCGCTTCGACCTGGCGGCCACGCTCGCCCGTCAGTTCCACGAGGTCGACCGGCTCTCCTCCTTCTTCGACCTGGTGCAGCAGGATCCGGTCGTCTCCCAGGCCAAGCTGATCGCCGAGCCCTGGGACCTGGGCGAGGGCGGCTACCAGGTGGGCAACTTCCCACCGCTGTGGACGGAGTGGAACGGCCGCTACCGCGACACGGTGCGCGACCTGTGGCGCGGGGAGAACGCCACACTGGCCGAGTTCGGCTCGCGGCTCACCGGCTCCTCCGACCTCTACCAGGACGACGGCCGCCGCCCGATCGCCAGCATCAACTTCGTCACCTGCCACGACGGTTTCACCCTGCGGGACCTGGTCTCCTACAACCAGAAGCACAACGCCGCCAACGGCGAGGAGAACCGCGACGGCGAGTCCTTCAACCGCTCCTGGAACTGCGGCGTCGAGGGCGAGACGGACGATCCGACCGTGCTCGGCCTGCGCTCGCGCCAGCAGCGCAACTTCATCGCCACGCTGCTGCTCTCCCAGGGCGTGCCGATGCTGGCCCACGGCGACGAGTTCGGCCGCAGCCAGGGCGGCAACAACAACGCCTACTGCCAGGACAACGAGGTCTCCTGGGTCCGCTGGCCCCGGCTCGACGAGGAGAGCCCGGCCGGACAACTCCTGGAGTTCACCCGGCACATGGTCTGGCTCCGCCGCGACCACCCGGTCTTCCGCCGCCGCCGCTTCTTCCACGGCCGCGCGGTCTCCGGCACCCACGACGAGCTGACCGACATCGCCTGGTTCACCAACGAGGGCGACGAGATGGCGGCGCGGGACTGGCGCGCCTCCTTCGCGAAGTCGCTGACGGTCTTCCTCAACGGCAACGCGATCTCCGAGCCCGACCGCAGGGGCGGCCCGATCACCGACGACTCCTTCCTGCTGCTGTTCAACGCCGACGCGCAGCCGCTGGAGTTCGTCGTCCCGGTCAACCACGGCCAGGAGTGGCAGGTCGTGGTGGACACCTCGCTGCCCTGGACGATCGCCCCGGGCACCGGCGCGAAGGTCAGGGCCGGGGAGAAGCTGCGGCTGGTCGACCGGTCGATGATGGTGCTGCAGCGCCCCGCCTGA
- a CDS encoding exonuclease domain-containing protein, protein MSWLHDTLVGFDLETTGTEPAESRIVSAALVEAKGGEPVRLREWLADPGVEIPADATAVHGITTRRAVVEGRPAVEVVAEVAAALVSYWREGVPVVVYNAPFDLSLLAAELRRHDLPSLERQLGGGPVGPVVDPLVVDRAVDKYRKGSRSLENACALYGVELADAHEAGADALAAVRVALALGQRYPEVGGAAPQTLHTRQAGWHAAWAADLESWLRRAKDPTAVIDGAWPLR, encoded by the coding sequence ATGAGCTGGTTGCACGACACCTTGGTCGGCTTCGACTTGGAGACCACCGGTACCGAGCCGGCCGAGTCGCGGATCGTCTCCGCGGCGCTGGTGGAGGCGAAGGGCGGCGAGCCGGTCCGGCTCAGGGAGTGGCTGGCGGACCCGGGCGTGGAGATCCCCGCGGACGCCACGGCCGTGCACGGCATCACCACCCGGCGCGCCGTCGTCGAGGGCCGCCCGGCCGTCGAGGTCGTCGCGGAGGTCGCTGCGGCGCTCGTCTCCTACTGGCGCGAGGGCGTGCCCGTCGTCGTCTACAACGCGCCGTTCGACCTCAGCCTGCTCGCGGCGGAGCTGCGCCGGCACGACCTGCCCTCGCTGGAGCGCCAGCTCGGCGGCGGGCCGGTCGGCCCGGTGGTGGATCCGCTGGTGGTGGACCGCGCCGTGGACAAGTACCGCAAGGGCTCGCGTTCGCTGGAGAACGCCTGCGCGCTGTACGGCGTCGAGCTGGCCGACGCCCACGAGGCCGGCGCGGACGCGCTGGCCGCGGTCCGCGTCGCCCTCGCGCTCGGCCAGCGCTACCCCGAGGTCGGCGGGGCGGCCCCGCAGACCCTCCACACCCGCCAGGCCGGCTGGCACGCGGCCTGGGCCGCCGACCTGGAGAGCTGGCTGCGTCGCGCGAAGGACCCGACCGCCGTGATCGACGGCGCCTGGCCGCTGCGCTGA